The Candidatus Desulfarcum epimagneticum DNA window GCCTTCTCCCAAGTGGGTTTCAAGGATGCTGTCCGCTTCCAACTCATGAACTTCGAAATTCAACAATCGTTTCCTGTTCATAAAGTAACCTCCTCAATCTTAAGGGTTAATTCAATCCAAAAAATGTTTAAAACGGCGGTTTAAAACCCAACTTCCTCGCTCTTTCCAGCTTTTCTTCTCCGTCATAATATCTTCCCAGTTCTTTCAAAGTAAGTCCCCAGAAGTAAAACGCCTCTCCATATCCGCTGTCGTGTTTCAGAGTTTCTCTGTACTTCTCCATCGCCTCTTCATACTTGCCAAGGGCATTCAAGGAATGGCCCCAATTACACCACGCATCCGCATA harbors:
- a CDS encoding conserved hypothetical protein (Evidence 4 : Unknown function but conserved in other organisms) translates to MALDSLGRHKEAIEKYKKVVKYQTNYAAGWYNWGQSLNLLGMHEDAIEKYKQAISHQGDYADAWCNWGHSLNALGKYEEAMEKYRETLKHDSGYGEAFYFWGLTLKELGRYYDGEEKLERARKLGFKPPF